GACATTGGTGGATTCCCGTTAGGAGTcgcatgaaaaataaaaattgtcacACGAGAGGATCTTACAATTTCATAATTCAAACTAATTTGAATATTGTGACTGCTAGTGGTTATCAGCCAGGATCATGAGCTGACATGGAGTCTTGCCGGCCTATACTTAGTAGGTTTTTTATCAAGACAAGAAAGCTCTTAAATaattgccctctctctctctctctctgcatgtATAGTAAGAGTGTATGTTTAGCTGTATATAATAAGATGGTATTCTCAAACATAGAACATTCTGACAACGTGCTCACATAAGAGTGCATCACTAGGTACAGATgttcttgtcaaaaaaaaaaaagaaaacaaagtacAGATGTCAACCCGAAGGGTTGGCCCCGTGGTCTTGGACTAAGGGATTTGCGCTCACCTATGGGATCAGGTTCGATTACTCTTTCGAGCAACTATTGGGGCCGCCTTCTTCTCacgcgtaagcgtgtgaaaaaGCCGTGGTAGAGGCTATACGGATTTGTTCGATGTGTGCGCAAACTCGCTCGGAACACCCtgcatttccaaaaaaaaacacaggtGTTACCATGAGAGTACTGGCTGATAAATCTGCTTACTATTGATGAGGTGAGCCAATCTGAAATTGAGTTCTCATGCCCATAATTGGGAAGTGCAAATCCTTGTGTCCCACATAATTGGACTAGGTGctaaaaatacttttttggttGGGGATATGGTTCTTAAATGAGTGCTCACCAAAGTTTGTTCACTCTCATTATACCAAAATTAGACACGCGTACGGCTTTTCAATGTTTCTGATGGTTCAAGTTATAAGAATGTTATCCATCCATTGATGATGGGGAAGATTGTGATGTGAAACTTGCTTTCCTTCTTTTAGGCTTTATTGATTGGTAGAGGAAAAGGTTAAGctagtgaagagagagagagaggtggggttTGCCCAAGCGTGGTCGGAGAGACGGATGAGTCCGGACAATCATCCTActtaagttttaaaattttcttatgaGTGCAGctgttttttttatgaaaactttAGAATCacgggaaagactacaatatacaccacttatttgggtgtgtatcatatgcaccttccaaaatgttatgaattatagacaaaatgttacgaatcgtattgctaaaaagttacgaatcaaataaaggttacgagatacaccaaaatgttatgaatcataatgaaaatgttacgaatcgtattactaaaaagttataaattctagaacaaaagttacgaaacacgctaaaatgttatgaataaatcataaaataggtgcatatggtacatccttttaagaggtgtgtattgtagacttttcctAGAATCATATAAAGTTCGTTTACCGTaatgttcttttaaaaaattaatacctGCCCAACTAAGgtgtttttgaaaagttttgagAGAGACATTACTTGATATTTCGATGTTGATAGCATCGTGgatgaaatcatcaaaataGTGTGGAAAATAATTTGTATCCTGATTTTGGTATAGAGATGGAACACTAGGTTCGATTCTATAGTTTGTCTTTCAAAATGATTTTCGCAATTCTTATAGAAGCATTTCAAAATTTATCTATTAGCGCTTAAAATTAAAATTCCagaatttttaaagtataaCTGAGACAAATTGCATTTATAACCAACCGGAATGTGAAAAATATACCTATTTGCCTTCTAAATAGGGGATAGATGTTCTCcgttgtatgtatgtatataactatatatgacTGTCGTCTTCTACTCGTGTACAGATTGATCGAGAATATTTGCCATAATTTTCGGCTCCGTTTCAgaatacctttttaaaaaataaaaacttattttacattttcaaattaaaaaataatgtaaataaaaaataattttttgattttttttttgtaccgttcaaaagatctaatctcaataaaatctatcaaacaaaattcatattgctaggaaaattattagcATAAacgcattatttttgagcttgaagttgtcttcttaaaaaataactacttatttttgagttttgaaacgGGCATAGTATTCTTACAAATTCTATAAGTAGAATTTGATATCGCCCGTCATATGTTAACAATTTCTTTAATACTAGTCTTCGTTCACCTAATATTGGAAATTCTACGGCCGTCCCTCGTTTGGACTATTCTTTGATTACTAGtatgattttcggaatttcataGTAGCCAATCAGACCTCtttgtttcttctgtttttttgttgcaaaacttTCGGTTAGATAATAATATCTCTTTCCGAGTTTGACAATTAGGTCTGGGTGCCTTGGGCTACCGGCTACCGCCAACGAGTCAACgaccttttgtttttgttgtttgagcAGAATTTATTGATACCAAATGTTGTCCGCTATGTATCTCTACTATTGTATGTCTCTGCCTGAAGACACGACTCGTAATTGATATTTAACAAATTATCCAATTTTGTCTCTCTAACCTCTTGAAGGCCAAGGCCACATTTGCGAAATTCCAACTACATAACAACTTGTGCTATGCACAGTATCACATGCACATCGATCCTAAGTTGTATTGGGGTTAGAATGCATGAACTCTTTTCATGGTAACTACATAATGCATAATAGTACCTGAACAAAATTTTCACATTAAATGATCAGTACTTTACCTAATAAAGTTATAGTTGGATTGATTTGTTGGAATACAATTTGAATAagaattttttagaaaaataagttaattgTCACTATATACGATTCTCTTCACCCTTGGCAGCAAGACGACATGCAAGAACAAAAGGGGACTCTTATTGAATAGTGCCGATCTCGAATTTCCATCACGGCTCCGAAACTTATGCAATTGGACAATGTTAGAGTTGTTACACTAAAATAGCCAAGCACCACTGGATAGAAGTTATAATCATATTTCATATCTACTTTGATCAATAACTGACCCTtgggttcattttttttcgATAAATAATTCATTTATCACATTAGTAAAAAGATGAAATCATTACAATAGCAGAAGAAATGCATGAGAGAGCTTCGAAAAGTAAcataataatatttttctacTAGCTGCTACTCactaaacttcttttttttatacatagctactcaaacttcttttttttttggtccattAAGAGCAATTTGAAGTGTGTTGTATCTTCCTCCCAAGCTTCTCCTCATCTGCCTCCTCCTCTTATTTGGCCGAATGGATTTTTGTGATCAATTTGTAAATCAAGTGCATAACGAAATCGAATGGAATTAAAAATaggaatttcaaaattttgtcaaaTCTAATTAGATAATGCAAAATGTGAAGGTTTGAATAGCTGAACGGAAAAGGCAGGATTTTAGTACTTCAATGTCAAAAGAATTTTTTCTTATGGAATGCCTTTTTAATTTCGTATTACTTAgccaattaaaaaaatgtgTATAATTGGtaatgtttcaaattttaaattggtAAGATTATGAAATCATGATATTCAATTATTCTTTTTCAGTCAATGGGTGTAGGATCCAACGGTCATTACATACGGATAATTTTTGGGTCTTCAATCTCTGTCGTTTAAGCTGCCACAGAGGACAGTTGTGAAAGGAATATTTTACAAAACCGTTGTGTGATGTAATATAGATaaataaatggagagagagagagagagagagagagagagagagaggttttgaCTTTTGCGTAGCCTCCGTATGTAAAATGTGgagcagaaagtctacacacacatacaatctgtgcatagattgtgtTGTAGGGTCTACCAcgggtttcacacaaatcatccgagccgtttattaaatgtaaaatattttttcaaaagtccccgtaaaaaataatctcaatccgatacctataggtgctcgatccaatcatataacttttcattatccagaaatctgaatgaaaagttagatggttggataaagcacctataggtattggattgagcttattttttacggagacctttgaaaaaatattttacatttaatgaacggctcggatattttgtgtaggacccgtggtgggccccacaacgaaatcttttggtgtgtgtgtagcacagttcAATGTGGAGTACGTAGATAAGAGAGTGGCCAAATCTTTTACTCCATGTGAGATGTCTCTTGTTTTTTGATCTTCGAATCGAACTGGAAGTAGACGTTGGAAATCTATTAAGTTCCAATTTCCAAATTAGGTAAGGTTGTGGTCTAATAAGTCAGAAGGTGGGAATAAGTACTAGTGGATAAGTCTTATTAATAACTAGTCCAACCATTGGTGATGGAGCCTGTGATGGGATGGGGTGATGAACCAATATTTTCTCCCTGATCGGGTAAGCTATTGCTTAAGTCTGAACATTATAAGTTCAGTGGATTCCGTAGTTGATCGGGGGATCGTTACTCTATTTCTATTCGACCCACACAATCCATTAATAGTTGGCTATCCGCCATTTCACCTCTGCTTGGGCTCCAAAGACTCCAAACCATGACAattcctttctcttctctttgGTGTCGAGATATATATGATCCTATGTTATAAACACTGGTAATATCTGAGTAAATTATACTTTGAAATGCACACTTCGACACGTAAGACTCCCACATTTTAAAACAATGAATTTAGCGATCCTCGACACTTCCAAagcttttctttaaaaaatcgGAGAGATTCGAACTTTAGCAAGGTCACAAATTTGTCAAATCATAAGAAAATTTAGTCATAGAATAGTAATGCTTCCAGAATTGTGTTTTACATAAATAAATAGATGAAGAATAATATAACGACTGCCTATTTCTTGCACATTCTTATTGTAATTTATAGAAGTCCACTTCTGCGATAACTGCAATCTAGGACATGTGGCACAGTAGTTCTCGTACCCGTTCTTCGTACTTGAATTATCAACATTCCATATAGCGTGTCCACACTAGAAAAGTATTTCGTTTTTGTAGTTCTTCTTTCAAAGATgatcaattaattattttgaaagagagttattttaaaatcttgttTCCTACAGACTCTTAGCTTAGCTGTTGAATTCGATTTCAACTTAACTAATTTGGTTACTTCGGATTCGAAATATGATATTATAACCCGGAAACCAAATTCCctgtttttcagtttttgtttttaaaatccTTTTAAGCAAAGGTGAGAATACCATTAGAGTAAATAAATAAAggcaaatgattttggcactccaattttttatgatggcactccaaaacttgttttttagtgtaaaaattatacatagcagTATATGTTGaaagacaaattttggagtgtcatcataaaaaattggagtgccaaaatcattttccataaataaaacatCCTCATCAGACTCTCTCTCGATCGAAATCCTAGCAGCTACATTTACCTtttttctcccttcccctcccccttTAGGGTTTCACAATCCTAATACGGCGGCGAGAGGGGAAAGCCATGATACTAGCTCTCACTCTCCCTTTCTGTTTTCTActccttggtttgtttttttgtgtctCTTCAGATCAACGATTTATTGTCTGATCTCTCTTTTCtctgagagttttgtctctcattTTTGTGAGAATTCTTAGTTTCGCCTTTGGCGAATATTACGTCTAAAGATTGGGTTCTTTCAAATGATGTTGCTTCACAATGCATCCGTGTCAATAGTGTGCTACTATCCCCGTATGATGTCTTTGCTGGAACATCGATCTCGTGGTGGCTTGTCAGATCTATAGCTTTGAGGGAGTTCATTAGCGCGTTCATACTTGGTTGAAGTTCCTCTAAATGTCTGGATATTTGTTGTCTTTCTTCTTGACTAGTACTATatatctttttaagactgcAAGAAAATATGACATTTTAGCAGAATGTGCGTCAGGCGATGTGTGGGGTGGAGTGGAAGTCATCAACCGTCTTGTACTTTTCTCGTTTTGTATCTGTTAAACAATTAGTTTGACtttatccaaaatatttgtaatgaattccGTATTGTGAGTGTCATTAGGCTTACATCAATACCACcttctcacttttgtcaaaaataaaagggaaatgattttgccactcaattttttgttaacgccactccacTGAAAgcgtatttttgtaaaaatatactTGGAGAgaagtggcgttaacaaaaaaatagtgacaaaatcagcagccaaataaaataaaaatgaaaaagaagaaaggtgCTGAGAAGTGGTAACAGCCAAGGTATGGAGCTTGACTTGTCAAGAGGCCCTTTAAAAAAATGTCGATCCTCTCTCTAATATATTAAACCACGCATGTAACAAGAATATCACTAGTATATAATACACGAATTTTGAGTGAAATCAAATCGATGGACTAGGTCATGTGGATTAATGTAGAAGTTCAACTCTATTATTATTCAACTATTGTATGGGATGACTAGTGCACCTTCTCTCTCAGAGTGTAATTTTATTTACCAGTTGTTCGTCTATATTTGGTCACGTTAGCCGGCAATCGTCCATTGGCGGTGATTAATGGTCAAATagttaaatatcaaaaaataataataataataatcgaCCAGCGATATAGCTTAATACAAACTACTAAATACATTTTACATGTACGCTAATTAAATTTTCTTCTAGTTTCTTGAGTGATTAGACCTATTTTTCTTAAGAGACAATTGTGTATCTGGCTAGGTTGCCCAAGTTCAACGATTTAGGATCTCGTCATGTACTAATAATTCTTCATGTGATGCATATTAGGGTCACTCAAGGTTTCATTTGATGATTGAACCGTTTGCTTTACAGATGTCGATGTGTACATCATTCATGTAATTGAATATTGAAAAGGGTTAGTATAGTTGGAATTAAAATTTGTATTGGGAGAAATGAACAGTTAAACTTCTATCATTCCATCTTTCTCGTGAAAAACGTGAATTAATAACACTATCGAATTGAACTTGGTTTTTTTGAAAGGACATATAAATGGATAATACACACCTCGGGACCATCATAAGTAATTTGACTAACtcaaataaaaaccaaaataaaaatctcatttTGCGTCACCTACAAAATCAGATGTGAGAACGTTTGACTTGAGCCCGCAAAGGTGCAAAAACAATTCTCCTATTCATGGAGCCAAGCGATTTTGATCGTTCATTTTCAGTCTTAGACCCTccgaatttaaataaaatttctcGAGGAAGAGTTAAATTCTCTTGGAcgtccggaccgtccaaaactcTTTTAGACAGTCGCGATTCACTTCCGCAAATAACTGTTCACGGAACCTTCCgttaaaaaagattttctctttttctttttaagtacTAATAATTTTATGGCCATGATATGAGACAACGTGGACGTCTACTGTGCTCCCACTTATCTCACTCCCATTGGGCAGCACATCACCATCATTCCCCCTCCTACCCCATCCTCATTGGTCCACGTACCCCCAtaacacccttttttttttttttttgatccgcataaCACCCATTGCTTAAAGGCATCCCTCACTAATCAATACTTGAGTAAAATACATATCtcagataaaaaataaaagagctCGCACAATAAAGGAAAAGGAATTCTTTGTTCGTTTGAAGGTTTTGAAGGAAATTTTTGAAAGcaatgaagagagatagataaaaaaattattaaaaattgtGTCCTAAGATTTTTAGACCCccaaagaaaatgggaaaaaatgagagaaagatgacgaattgggggatggtgttgtgtaaTTGTGTGTGAAGCACCGtgttgcgcacctccgagccgtcagatTGTGGATCCAACGGtttggatctcatctcggcaataaaCGGCTCTCGATtgttgattgccgagatgagatacGAGCTGTCGAATGCACGATCCAACAGTTCGAAGGTGCACAACACGGTATAACACCAACCCGAAGATTGTGCGAAATatcgaaattttattttctctcttcttttccttcaaagttcaaaccaaacaatgaaagagaatttttttttattttaaaaatttctctttttcacaagttccaaacaaaacccttTTAGGCTTTTGGTTTTCTAAAAAGACCAAAAAGTCCTTGGAGAAGCTCGTCGTAAAGCAACTCTCAAGCCTCGTTCCACTAAATTTATCTATCTACTATTTCTTGTCAAAAGTTAAGTTATTTTCTTCGAACTAAAACATTCAACACATTTTCTACTACTAAACTAAAACACCCAATATTCTTTTAAGAATTTTAGTTTAGCGAAAATAACTTGATTACGAATAGCTAAAAAGATTTATCCACGACTTCTAGATTATCGGAAACGCCACTGTTTTAATTGGCTAGAAAAGTGCGGGGTCCcgggagcactgaataatctgTCCAGAATAGAGTAAACCCGACACTCGACACTTGTCATGCCACCACGAGTCGCAGCCAAGAAACGTCCGGGACCAGACACAGATtaaaaaagattatttatatCATCAGCCAATAATGTTCTTccccccttttctctctctctctttctctctccagctctcgctcctctctctgttgaatttcttctctcttcttttccaaaatcaacTTCCATTTCCTCCTTCAATTAATTTCCGCATACCCCTTTTCGTCTCCATTTCATTTCACATCACCTTATCTTCTCGAAGTAGTTGCATCCgtttttggctctctctctctcacaactTTTATCTCTGAGCTTTTTCTTTAGCTGTTAAAATCCTTGAACACTACCCATCTTCTctgtttagggttagggtttagaaTTCAGTCGTCTGATGCACAAAATTATGTGCCTGTCGTGCGACTTGTTTGGCTGTGAATTCAACAATGCTGATCTCAGATTAGTATtcgatttgatttgattttcttttttctgaagtCTTGCAATcagtgcggatcaaaaaaaaaaaaaaggtcttgCAGTCAGTAAAGTTAACTTCAGTTTTCCAGCTTGATTTTCCGTCACTATCTCTAATTCACTACTGCTtcgattttttttgtaaatatatatttacatgTATATGTGTATAAGCATTTACAGAGTGACAGATACAGAGAGAGTGGGGAGAGAGGGATCAGAAACTCCTATAGATCTAGCTTATGGTATTGATTGGATTGGCTTTTGAAAGTGTTGTTTTTATTAGAGTATAAAAAGGAGCATCTCCATTCGACtctattgaattttttttgttgagggTTTGTTAGGGTGGTGTcagattgaaaatttattaGTTACTGGTTTACCACTATGAACTTCAAGAACTTTGGAAATGAGCCGCCGgccgatggtggtggtggtggcggccgGCTGCCTGAGGCTTTTCCGTTGGCTCGGCAGCAGTCAATTTACTCGTTAACATTCGACGAGTTCCAGACATCTCTTGGGGCCGGGATAGGGAAGGACATAGGGTCCATCAACATGGATGAGCTCTTGAAAAACATCTGGAGTGCTGAGGAGACACAAACCATTGGGTCCACCTGCGCTGTGGGCGGGCAAGAACCGGGTGGTGGGTATTTACAGAGGCAGGGCTCGTTAACCCTACCGAGGACGTTGAGTACTAAGACGGTGGATGAGGTCTGGAGAGACATGGCGAAAGagtatggtggtggtgggggtgggggtggtgggGGATCGAATTTGGGTATGCCAACGAGACAGCCGACTCTGGGAGAGATGACACTTGAGGAGTTCTTGGTTAGAGCTGGGGTTGTTAGGGAAGAGAATCAATTACCTGGAAATAGCAATAGCAGTGTTTTTTTCGGTGATAATTCGGGTTTAGGTTTCGGGTTTCAGCAGCTAGGTAATCAGAACATAGGGTTGATTGGTAATAATAGGCTTCCCGACAGTAGTAATCAAACTTCCATACAATCAGGGAATTTACCCTCGAGTGTAAATGGGATTAGGTCAACAGCACAACCGCAGCAGTTATATATCCCACAGTcccagcagcagcaacagcagcagcagcagcaaattTTCCCCAAGCAATCAATTCTACCTTATGCCAATCCCATCATGCCTATACCAAGTAGCCCTGCAATTAGGAGTGGGATTGTTGGAAATACTGATGCATCGTCGATGAATGGTAATTTGGTGCAGGGTGGTGTAATACAGGGCGGAGGGATGGGTATGATTGGGTTGGGAGCTGGTGCTGTTACTGTGGCAGCTGGTTCTCCAGCAGTTCATTCAGATGGGTATGGGAAGAGTAATGGAGATACATCTTCAGTTTCGCCGATTCCTTATGTGTTTAATGGAGGTATAAGGGGAAGAAAAGGCGGGGCTGTGGAGAAGGTTGTTGAGAGGAGACAGAGGAGGATGATAAAGAACAGGGAGTCGGCTGCTAGATCACGGGCTCGTAAGCAGGTGAATTTCTTAGTTTATTCCTTCAACTCTCCTGTTAGTGTATCTACTTCTTCAATTGGAATATTATCGTACTTGTTTTGTAGTTTGTGTGTTCGTATGAGGAATTCCTTGTTACTTGTTAAGgcctccaactcaaaaccaattggcaatgagtggagaagtCGTCTAGGCTCATATATCATAttctagttttggaggagacaATTTaatgatgtgggacaaactccaactcTCTCCTGCATGTGTGACCCCCGACTCACAAGTGGAGAAGTAAATAAAGGATCGATAAcacatggatcacaacaaacgATGGTGCACTTATGGCAAAAACAAGGGGGAACCAACTAACAATCAATAACGAAATTCTTCGAAACCCTAGCTTTTATattatgttaaagcatccaactcaaaaccaattggcaatgagaggAGAGCCCcccagactcatatactagttttggaggagacaATTtactgatgtgggacaaactcccgACATTATTTACCAGTAATAAACCAGACACATCTAGATCATCCGAAATTAGACCAGTGGTTAAGTCCATAATGATTTCTTTGTTTAACACTAATACTTTTAGTGTCTTCTGTATAATTAAAATTGCATGGCAAATGATTTTTCTGTTAATCTCCAACTCAAGGTTTGATTTCACTAAGAAGAATCATATATTTTGCCCTTGAAACAAATTGGTAACTATCTTCCGAAACAAGAGAAGAAAGACTTGATGATTGTTTCTCTCAGGATAACATGATAAAT
The sequence above is drawn from the Rhododendron vialii isolate Sample 1 chromosome 6a, ASM3025357v1 genome and encodes:
- the LOC131331210 gene encoding bZIP transcription factor 23 isoform X1 — its product is MNFKNFGNEPPADGGGGGGRLPEAFPLARQQSIYSLTFDEFQTSLGAGIGKDIGSINMDELLKNIWSAEETQTIGSTCAVGGQEPGGGYLQRQGSLTLPRTLSTKTVDEVWRDMAKEYGGGGGGGGGGSNLGMPTRQPTLGEMTLEEFLVRAGVVREENQLPGNSNSSVFFGDNSGLGFGFQQLGNQNIGLIGNNRLPDSSNQTSIQSGNLPSSVNGIRSTAQPQQLYIPQSQQQQQQQQQQIFPKQSILPYANPIMPIPSSPAIRSGIVGNTDASSMNGNLVQGGVIQGGGMGMIGLGAGAVTVAAGSPAVHSDGYGKSNGDTSSVSPIPYVFNGGIRGRKGGAVEKVVERRQRRMIKNRESAARSRARKQAYTTELEAEVAKLKEENEELRKRQAEIMEMQKNQVLETMNKQQGVKRRCLRRTQTCPW
- the LOC131331210 gene encoding bZIP transcription factor 23 isoform X2; the encoded protein is MNFKNFGNEPPADGGGGGGRLPEAFPLARQQSIYSLTFDEFQTSLGAGIGKDIGSINMDELLKNIWSAEETQTIGSTCAVGGQEPGGGYLQRQGSLTLPRTLSTKTVDEVWRDMAKEYGGGGGGGGGGSNLGMPTRQPTLGEMTLEEFLVRAGVVREENQLPGNSNSSVFFGDNSGLGFGFQQLGNQNIGLIGNNRLPDSSNQTSIQSGNLPSSVNGIRSTAQPQQLYIPQSQQQQQQQQQQIFPKQSILPYANPIMPIPSSPAIRSGIVGNTDASSMNGNLVQGGVIQGGGMGMIGLGAGAVTVAAGSPAVHSDGYGKSNGDTSSVSPIPYVFNGGIRGRKGGAVEKVVERRQRRMIKNRESAARSRARKQAYTTELEAEVAKLKEENEELRKRQAEIMEMQKNQVLETMNKQQGVKRRCLRRTQTCP